From Pseudomonadota bacterium, the proteins below share one genomic window:
- a CDS encoding NmrA family transcriptional regulator translates to FETSGRNLLAAEAAAGVGHHVALSVVGTDRLQESGYFRGKMAQENLIKASKIPYTIVRSTQFFEFMGGIAQSGTVGQTVHLSPALVQPIVSDDVAAAMADVTLGAPVNGTIEIAGPERVRLAELVQRFLSANQDPREVVTDVHARYFGVELNDQSLIPGDNPRIAPTRFEDWLSRSIPQKEVSEAGSAPRSSRPPHRQ, encoded by the coding sequence CTTCGAGACGTCGGGTCGTAACCTCCTTGCCGCGGAAGCGGCCGCTGGCGTGGGACATCACGTTGCGCTGTCGGTTGTCGGCACCGACCGCCTTCAGGAGAGTGGTTACTTCCGCGGGAAGATGGCTCAGGAAAACCTGATCAAGGCTTCCAAGATTCCCTATACGATCGTCCGCTCAACGCAGTTCTTCGAATTCATGGGCGGCATTGCCCAATCGGGGACCGTCGGGCAAACGGTTCACCTGTCACCAGCCCTTGTGCAGCCCATCGTGTCCGATGACGTGGCTGCAGCAATGGCCGACGTCACACTCGGGGCGCCGGTGAACGGCACGATCGAGATAGCCGGTCCCGAACGGGTACGTCTCGCCGAACTTGTCCAGCGATTCTTGAGCGCAAACCAAGATCCACGCGAGGTGGTCACAGATGTCCACGCACGCTACTTCGGCGTAGAGTTGAATGATCAATCGCTCATCCCGGGCGACAACCCGCGCATCGCCCCGACGCGTTTCGAGGACTGGCTCAGCCGCTCTATACCTCAAAAGGAAGTTAGCGAGGCAGGGTCGGCGCCCAGATCAAGTCGTCCGCCGCATCGGCAATGA
- a CDS encoding cupin domain-containing protein, with protein MFTRFLCGVAFAALSVSAASADDLSTVLITTDKAKVTLVFDRALPNVPGKSMKGVLVEYQPGGSSPAHTHPDSAFIYATVLEGAIRSKINDGPEKVYRAGESFAEVPGDHHGVSANDSDTQPARLLAVFVVDTDEKNLVTNDKE; from the coding sequence ATGTTTACTAGATTTCTCTGCGGAGTTGCCTTCGCAGCTCTCTCCGTAAGCGCAGCCTCAGCCGATGACTTGTCTACTGTACTGATAACTACTGATAAGGCCAAGGTAACGCTGGTCTTTGATCGCGCCCTTCCGAATGTGCCCGGCAAGAGCATGAAAGGCGTGCTTGTCGAATACCAGCCGGGTGGCTCATCGCCCGCGCATACCCATCCAGACTCGGCTTTCATCTATGCAACGGTCCTGGAGGGTGCAATTCGTAGCAAAATCAATGACGGTCCGGAAAAGGTGTATCGCGCCGGCGAGAGCTTCGCCGAAGTACCTGGCGATCATCATGGCGTCAGCGCAAATGACAGTGACACTCAACCCGCACGCCTGCTGGCCGTCTTTGTCGTCGATACCGACGAAAAAAACCTAGTCACGAACGACAAAGAGTGA
- a CDS encoding NAD(P)H-dependent oxidoreductase, whose protein sequence is MSKPVRILGIAGSLRCGSYNRAALRAATQLVPEDATIDIFELDGIPAFNQDEEQNPPAKVVELKARIRKADAVLIVTPEYNYSVPGVLKNAIDWASRPYGDNAWSGKPAAIMGASVGTIGTARAQYHLRQMFVFLNVFPVNQPEVMIGNAAERFDAEGNLTDEATKDFIRQLLQNLVVWTRQLQQLQ, encoded by the coding sequence ATGAGCAAACCCGTTCGCATTCTCGGCATCGCCGGTAGTCTTCGTTGCGGGTCGTACAATCGTGCCGCCCTGCGCGCGGCAACGCAGCTTGTGCCTGAAGACGCGACCATCGACATCTTTGAGCTTGATGGCATCCCCGCCTTCAATCAGGACGAGGAGCAGAATCCACCCGCCAAAGTCGTGGAGTTAAAGGCCCGAATACGGAAAGCGGATGCCGTTCTGATCGTGACGCCGGAATACAACTACTCCGTCCCTGGGGTGTTGAAGAACGCGATTGATTGGGCGTCCAGACCATATGGAGACAATGCGTGGTCTGGAAAACCGGCGGCGATCATGGGCGCATCGGTTGGGACAATTGGCACGGCGCGGGCGCAATATCATCTGCGCCAGATGTTCGTCTTCCTCAATGTCTTCCCCGTCAACCAGCCGGAGGTCATGATCGGCAATGCTGCCGAGCGGTTTGATGCGGAGGGAAATCTGACCGATGAGGCGACGAAAGATTTTATCCGCCAGCTACTGCAGAATCTCGTGGTTTGGACTCGACAGCTTCAACAACTCCAATAG